A region of the Conyzicola lurida genome:
CGACTGGAAGGTGTCGACCTCCACGGTCGACTTCGCGGCGATCCTCGCCGACCTGACGCTGAACACGGCTCCGGATACCCCGGCGCTCGGTGCGGCCGGCGCGCGTCCCGGGTCGACCGAGCCGTCCGGGCCGCTGCCACTCCGCGGTGCCGGCGACCTCGTCGTGATCGTGGGCCTCGGCGACGACGCGCTCGCCGTGGCGCAGACGATCGCGGCCGGAGCCAGCGCGGCGGTGACACGCATCGCGGGCGACATCGAGCGCCCGGGCATCACCCGCATCGACGACCGGCGCGGCGCCATCGCGGCCCGCGCTGAGGGTGTGCGCGGCGGCCACGCCGTCGTCGTGGCATTCGGCCTGCCGCGCCGCGGGCCCACGCAGGCATCGGCCAGCGAGCTCGAGAACCTGCACGCCGACCAGTTCTGGGTGGCCGTCGACGCCGGCCGCAAGCCGGAGGACAGCGCCCGCTGGGTACACGCGGTCGCGCAGCTCGTGCCGCTCACCGCGGTCATGAGCTGGGCGCCGGACGAGACCGCCACGCCGCACTCGGTGACCCAATTGGGTTTGCCCGTCGGCTGGCTCGAAGCCGGTTGGTAGGCTGAGCGGGTGCTCGTGCTAACTCGCAAGCCGGGAGAACGCATTCTCATCGGTGACAACATCGTGGTCACCATCCTCGATTCCCGAGGCGACGGCGTTCGCATCGGTATCGACGCGCCCCGGGGTATCTCGATCCAACGCGAAGAGGTGCTGAAAGCCGTCGCGGACGCGAACATCGCGGCGACCGCGGCGCAGCCCGACGACGCCGAGCGCATCAAAGCGGCGCTGGGCATCCTGCCGGCGGAGACCGCCGCGCAGTCCGCTCCCGAAAAGCCCGCCACCCCGGCTTCCTAGTCGCGGCTCCGAGCCCGGCCGCGCGCTCGACAGGACCGTTCGCCCCGTTCGCCCGCCCGACAGGAGCGATCGCGGTGCCTCGGCCCGCGCCATCCTGTCGACCGGCAGGCCCGGTCAGCGCACAGCGCCGCCCATCCTGCCAGCGCGCCGGGGGAGCCCGCAACCGCCCGCCGAACCGCCGACGGCACCCGCTACAACTTGTCGGTATGAACCCCCGGGTGGCCGCGCAGCTCGGCCCTGTCATCGCGATCGGCGGCTACCCCGTGCTCAGCACGACCCCGGAGAAACTCGCCGACCACCTGCTCGCGGTGATCGCGGCCCGAACGTCAACCGCCCTCTTTTTCGCGAACACGAACTTCGTGGTGAAGAACCGGTTCCTGCTCGAGCGGGCCGATGACCTCCCGGTCGTGCTCGTGAACGACGGCGTCGGCATGGACATCGCCGCCACCCTGATTCACCGCACCCGCTTCGAGCAGAATCTCAACGGCACCGATTTCGTGCCGTTCCTGTTTGCGCGGGCAGACCGTCCGCTGCGCGTCTATATGATCGGCGGCACCCCGGAGGTGCTCGCCACGGCCGTCGAGCACGTCGCGACCGACCTCGGCCAGGTCGTCGTCGGCAGCAGCGACGGTTTCGCCGGCCTCACCCCCGACCTCGTCGGCCGCGTCGCCGCCGCTGCCCCCGACGTCGTGCTCGTGGCGATGGGCAACCCGCTGCAGGAGCGCTGGATCCTCGACCACGCCGCACAGCTGCCGCCGAGCGTCTTCGTCGGTGTCGGCGCGCTCTTCGATTTCTGGGCGGGGGCGAAGGCCCGCGCGCCCGAGGCGCTGCGCCGGCTCCGCCTCGAGTGGCTCTACCGCCTCTACCTCGAGCCGCGGCGCCTCGCCCGCCGCTACACCCTCGACATCGCGGTGTTCCTGCGGGCCTGCTACCGGTACCGCTAGCCGAAGGCCGCCCGCTCGACAGGACCGTTCGCCCCGTTCGCGCGTCCGACAGGACCGATCCCGGCGCGTCGGGCCGCGCCATCCTGTCGACCGGTGACGACCTAGCGCCCCAGCAGTTCCCAGTCGCCCGCGGCATCGATCGCCCGGATCTCGCTGTCGTCGCCGAGCAGCTCCCAGCGCTGCAGCGAGAACGGCAGGTTGCCGTTCTTCCACACCCAGTCGTGGAACCCGCGTAGCTCGAATCCGGGCCGCTCGGAGGCATCCGCGAGCAGCCGCACCAGTTGCAGCTTGCCGGTCAGGTAGGCCATCGCGAGCCCGGGTCCGCCGAGGTACATCGCCGTCTCGTCTGTCGCGGTCGCGGCATCCATCGGCACCCGACGCACGAACTGGTCGACACCCTCGGCAAACGTGTACTCGCCGACCGCCAGGTTCACGTCGACGACCACTCGCAGCGCGCGCAACCGTAGGAAGTTGTGAATGATCGTGAGCGAGTGCGGGTCGCCGTCGAACAGCCCCGCCTGCATCATGAGCTCTTCGTTGTAGTGGGCGATCCCCTCGTTGGCCGCGGAGTCGTAGTAGTGCCGCCGCACCGGCCGCTCGTGCGCCCAGGCCCGCACGAGCTGCTGGAAGTGCGTGCCCTCGTGGATGATGCCGAGCCGAGGGTCCAGTGCGTTCGCCGCGTAGAAGTAGCCGAGCTCGCCGTCGGGTGCGGGCATGTACGAGGTGCCGTCCTCGCCGAGCCGGTTGACGTCGGTGTGGTCGACCGGAACGCCGAGCCAGGTCAGCCCGCGCAGGTAGGCCGGCACCTCGGCGGTCAGGTAGTGGCCGTGCCCCTCCTGCGAGAGGATGCCGCGGCTCTCGTAGAACTCCCGAACGGCGAGCTCGTCCCGGGCCTCGGCCGCGTGCTGCGCGTCGCTCGTC
Encoded here:
- a CDS encoding carbon storage regulator → MLVLTRKPGERILIGDNIVVTILDSRGDGVRIGIDAPRGISIQREEVLKAVADANIAATAAQPDDAERIKAALGILPAETAAQSAPEKPATPAS
- a CDS encoding WecB/TagA/CpsF family glycosyltransferase; translated protein: MNPRVAAQLGPVIAIGGYPVLSTTPEKLADHLLAVIAARTSTALFFANTNFVVKNRFLLERADDLPVVLVNDGVGMDIAATLIHRTRFEQNLNGTDFVPFLFARADRPLRVYMIGGTPEVLATAVEHVATDLGQVVVGSSDGFAGLTPDLVGRVAAAAPDVVLVAMGNPLQERWILDHAAQLPPSVFVGVGALFDFWAGAKARAPEALRRLRLEWLYRLYLEPRRLARRYTLDIAVFLRACYRYR
- a CDS encoding DUF885 family protein, yielding MTSETIDLLARDFWDWRDATAFRSADDIPRIAHDPLWLPRFSLESVQERRAALGGFVDRWRAIDPADEPVAAQVDYRLIGSAIARAHWELDVIQPWQRDAVFAASQILGPYFDLLLPPAPFSPERQAGLVNALLAVPAQVEVAVANLTAGGAAELAAVAADTLRSIDTDLRASVDALATHVTPDAAARLSAAVGPAASALVSLADWLDENGPGMPALTPVGREGFEWYLRHVALIAQSPAQLVAAAEQEYTRAVAWELAARTRPAPAAVPAATSDAQHAAEARDELAVREFYESRGILSQEGHGHYLTAEVPAYLRGLTWLGVPVDHTDVNRLGEDGTSYMPAPDGELGYFYAANALDPRLGIIHEGTHFQQLVRAWAHERPVRRHYYDSAANEGIAHYNEELMMQAGLFDGDPHSLTIIHNFLRLRALRVVVDVNLAVGEYTFAEGVDQFVRRVPMDAATATDETAMYLGGPGLAMAYLTGKLQLVRLLADASERPGFELRGFHDWVWKNGNLPFSLQRWELLGDDSEIRAIDAAGDWELLGR